From the genome of Trichoplusia ni isolate ovarian cell line Hi5 unplaced genomic scaffold, tn1 tig00002139, whole genome shotgun sequence:
TAccatatatattacatatatatatattacatattacatatgtatttaccatatatattacatatatatGGTAAACAAGTGCGAGCGATCGCCGTGCGTTATAACAATAACATCCCAGAGTGATATGGATATTTTTCTGAGAACTGGTTTAAAGACTTATTAGTGAATAGAAATACATAGACTTTATTCAGTGTTACGAACTTATAAAACTACAGTGAAATTGTCGTGCTTATGGTGATAGTTTGCGATTAAACATTGCGAAACACATATAACAATGGAGGATTTAATTATCTACCAGAATGAGTTACTGGAAAACTTGAAAAACAGCGAAAAGAATTATAAGAAGTCACCGAAAGACAGAATAAAACGTccttatttacaaacaagacTGGACTTGTTAGAAGAACTGAGGAATGAATTCAAGGAGGGTCATAAgtgtattattatgaaaactacTGATGCGGACAGAGAAGATGcttattttgagaaaaatatttacgagcAATTTGAAGAAATATACATCAACTATAGATCAACTTTAAGAGAAGCCCTTCAGCCGTTTTTGGAAGAATCAAAATTTCAACCCGCCTTATCTCAATCCTCCGCAGCAAGCGACGTCGACATACTAGAGTTCAAGAATCGCGGAATAAGGTTGCCAAATATACGGATACCTACATTTACCGGGAAGTACGAGGAGTGGCAACCGTTTTACGACCTGTTCCGTACTCTAATCCATGACAATGGACATCTGTCACGAGTACAGAAGCTGCATTACCTTAAAAGCAATTTATCTGGAGAACCTGAGGTACTATTACGAAACTTTTCTATAACGGATACAAACTATGATGAAGCTTGGAACCAATtaataaaacgttacaataatacgAGATTTAACAGCAACGCAATTTTGAAGACTTTGTTTACGCAAAAACCTGTGCCATTGGAATCGGCTACTTTAATCAAACAACTAGTAGACACAACTTCAActtgtttgaaagttttgaaaaaCATGGGTGTGCAGACTGATACCTGGGATATGGTAATTAACTATTTAGTTGTGTCGAAGTTGGAtgctgaaacaataaaattgtgggAACAACAAATTAGTATAACCTGTAATAACGACATACCCTGTTGGTCGGAATTGCAAGCATTTCTAGAAGCGAGGTTCAGAGCTTTAGATATGATAGAgagtactaaaattaaaacagtgcAACCCAAATCAGTAGCGAAACCTAAGTTTTTCCATTCAAATGTTACCAGCAGCAGCGGCGGAAAAGGGCCCGAAGCAAAATGTGCCTTGTGTGATGGTGAACATTACATCTATTCTTGTAAGAAATTTGGAGAAAAAGCACTAAAAGAACGGCAAGAATTTGTGCAGACGAAGAAACTATGCTTCAATTGCTTGGCGCCTTCACACTCCGTGAGCAAGTGTCGACAGTCGTCGTATTGCAGAAAATGTGGACGGCGTCATCATACTCTTCTGCACTTCGAGAGAGGACAGTACATCGAGAAACCAAAGCAAGGTGAAACTTCAAGTTCAGGTATAGCGAACGACAAATCTACAGGTACGTCTAATTATGTATCTAATAATGAGCAAATTGTAACCAACTTTTCTAGTGAACATATACAATCAAACAGTGTCCTATTAGCTACTGctaatgttttagtaaatagtAGGAATGGTTGCAAATACGTTGTGAGAGCTTTGTTAGACCAAGGGTCACAAGCTTCGTTTGTTACAGAGGCAACAGTACAATTGTTGAATCTTAATCGTAAATCAGTGAGTGGTTGGGTGTcaggtgtgggagagagacaaacaaaaatcaaacataaaGTTATACTGTGCGTTAAATCATGTCACAATCCCAATGCGTCGGTAAGTGTGGAGGCATATGTATTGCGTTCACTAACAACAATACTACCCACCACTAATCTAGGTATTCCTGAGTGGTCAGACTTGAAAGATTTAGAGCTAGCTGACCCAGGATTTGCAACACCAGGGAGAATAGACATTCTCCTTGGAGCCGAGGTGTACAGCGACGTCTTGATAGACGGCGTTATCAAACATCCTTTAAGTAATCTTTTAGCACAAAACACAATGCTAGGTTGGGTTTTATCAGGAAGGATGTCACGAGATTGCAATTCAGCACTGAAGAATTTTTTGAGTTTGCATGTTCAGCTGAAAGAAGATGAAATGCTTAAGTTATTTTGGGAGCTAGAGAACGAGCCAAATATCATACAGAAAAGATTGTCAAAGGAAGAAGAAAGATGTGAAGAGTATTACGAAGCTACAACGACCAGAGACAAGGAAGGAAGATATGTGGTAAGATTACCATTCAAAGACCATTACCCAGAAGGTCAACCTAATGGATTGAAGGAAATAGCTGCAAAAAGGTTTGAGTTACTAAAGAAGAAATTcgctaaaaatagtaaatatcatGAAGAATACAGCAAGGTTTTGGAAGAATACATTGATTTAAATCACATGATTAAAGTGGAGCCTAAGGATATCAATAATTCTAAAGCAGTGTATTTACCTCACCATGGCGTTATAAGAGAAGATAAGGATACAACAAAACTTCGAGTAGTCTTTGATGCTTCGTGTTATGGTACTAACCATGTTTCTTTGAACGACAATATGCTTGTGGGTCCTAAGCTGCAGCAAGATTTACGTCACATACTGATGAGATGGAGGACACATAGAATCTGTATGACGgcagatattataaaaatgtatagaatgGTGCGAGTAGCagaagaagatacagattaTCAAAGGTTACTATGGAGACCAACGACGAGTGAGCAAGTTAAACAATATAAACTAGTGAGATTGACTTTTGGTACCGCATGCGCATCGTATCTTGCTGTGAAAACATTACAGAGATTAGCAGATGATgagaaaacaaaatttccagctgcaagtaaaataacaaaaactgatttttatatGGACGATTTATTGACAGGAAGCGAGACGGAAGATGAAGCTATTAGTATTTACAAAGACATGAACAAACTACTGAACTTGGGAGGCTTCGAGTTACAAAAGTGGAGCAGTAATAATGAAAACGTACTCAAATATATGGgtataaataaaagagatgATCATGAGCTGCCCCTTAAAGTGAATAGTTTAGTTAAAGTCCTAGGAGTTAATTGGAATCGAGAGACAGACAATTTTGTGTATTCCCTCAACTTACCAGAAACAAAGGAGCCGATTACTAAACGACGTGTTCTTTCTGATGTTGCTAAATTATATGATCCTCTGGGCTGGATAGCTCC
Proteins encoded in this window:
- the LOC113507448 gene encoding uncharacterized protein LOC113507448, translating into MVINYLVVSKLDAETIKLWEQQISITCNNDIPCWSELQAFLEARFRALDMIESTKIKTVQPKSVAKPKFFHSNVTSSSGGKGPEAKCALCDGEHYIYSCKKFGEKALKERQEFVQTKKLCFNCLAPSHSVSKCRQSSYCRKCGRRHHTLLHFERGQYIEKPKQGETSSSGIANDKSTGTSNYVSNNEQIVTNFSSEHIQSNSVLLATANVLVNSRNGCKYVVRALLDQGSQASFVTEATVQLLNLNRKSVSGWVSGVGERQTKIKHKVILCVKSCHNPNASVSVEAYVLRSLTTILPTTNLADPGFATPGRIDILLGAEVYSDVLIDGVIKHPLSNLLAQNTMLGWVLSGRMSRDCNSALKNFLSLHVQLKEDEMLKLFWELENEPNIIQKRLSKEEERCEEYYEATTTRDKEGRYVVRLPFKDHYPEGQPNGLKEIAAKRFELLKKKFAKNSKYHEEYSKVLEEYIDLNHMIKVEPKDINNSKAVYLPHHGVIREDKDTTKLRVVFDASCYGTNHVSLNDNMLVGPKLQQDLRHILMRWRTHRICMTADIIKMYRMVRVAEEDTDYQRLLWRPTTSEQVKQYKLVRLTFGTACASYLAVKTLQRLADDEKTKFPAASKITKTDFYMDDLLTGSETEDEAISIYKDMNKLLNLGGFELQKWSSNNENVLKYMGINKRDDHELPLKVNSLVKVLGVNWNRETDNFVYSLNLPETKEPITKRRVLSDVAKLYDPLGWIAPVVVIAKFMIQKLWKMGLGWDDTISEELTSEWLQFRDNLAHIKSVFIPRWLQCFNTSTIELHVFADASQAEYAAAVYIRIVEEGRGAKSYKGYICLFICIVTRAIHLEAVTDLTSKGFIAAFRRFTARRGHCQDLYSDNGTNFVGADKQLKEMFDKAKSSFPSEIAKLLTLERTTWHFIPPHAPNFGGLWEAGIGSTKTHITKVMGNSTLTYEELSTVLAQIECCLNSRPISVLSDNPNDPLPLTPGHFLIGESL